The proteins below come from a single Natrinema sp. SYSU A 869 genomic window:
- a CDS encoding V-type ATP synthase subunit F, producing the protein MSQEIAVVGSPEFTTGFRLAGVRRFENVPDDEKDERLDDAATAALEDEGVGIVVMHDEDLEYLSRSVRQEVETSVEPVVVTIGSGTGGGGLRDQIKRAIGIDLMDEDEDS; encoded by the coding sequence ATGAGCCAGGAAATCGCAGTCGTCGGCAGTCCGGAGTTTACGACCGGCTTCCGCCTCGCGGGCGTCCGTCGGTTCGAGAACGTCCCGGACGACGAGAAAGACGAGCGGCTGGACGACGCGGCGACGGCGGCCCTCGAGGATGAGGGCGTCGGGATCGTCGTCATGCACGACGAGGATCTCGAGTACCTGTCGCGATCGGTTCGCCAGGAGGTCGAAACGAGCGTCGAGCCGGTCGTCGTCACGATCGGGAGCGGAACCGGTGGCGGCGGGCTGCGCGACCAGATCAAACGCGCGATCGGTATCGACCTGATGGACGAGGACGAAGACAGCTAA
- a CDS encoding DUF373 family protein produces MLLVLCVDLDDDLGRKTGFSTPVIGRDPVEEAAVALATADPEDSDVNVIFQGLHVYDDLTERDESVEVAVVTGNDQGDVSANREVGDEVDTVLASLSTAEDVTALVVTDGAQDESVIPIIRSRVPIDGVRRVVVRQAQNLESMYYTIKQVLDDPETRGTVLIPLGILLLIYPLALVGSVLEMPGFVLGTTSALLGFYLISRGLGLGDRLDAAVERARHSLYAGRTTLLAYVVAAALFVLGGVSGMETLESVRASTAGTLEAPVMLAALVNGAILWFAAAGLTTSLGQITDEYIAGSLEWRYLNAPFYVLSIAVVLHAVSAFFLEEVGITYLAAALTAGTLLGISSTLTFAVAESRFSDADRDEGRRGAERV; encoded by the coding sequence ATGCTGTTGGTCCTCTGTGTCGATCTCGACGACGATCTCGGCCGCAAGACCGGCTTTTCGACGCCGGTCATCGGTCGCGACCCCGTCGAGGAGGCGGCCGTCGCCCTCGCGACGGCCGACCCGGAGGACTCGGACGTCAACGTCATCTTTCAGGGGTTGCACGTCTACGACGACCTCACGGAGCGCGACGAAAGCGTCGAGGTTGCCGTCGTCACCGGCAACGACCAGGGCGACGTCAGCGCCAACCGTGAAGTCGGCGACGAGGTCGACACCGTCCTCGCCAGTCTCTCGACCGCAGAAGACGTTACCGCCCTCGTCGTCACAGACGGCGCACAGGACGAATCCGTCATCCCGATCATCCGCTCGCGCGTCCCCATCGACGGTGTCCGGCGGGTCGTCGTCCGACAGGCACAGAATCTCGAGTCGATGTACTACACGATCAAGCAGGTGTTAGACGACCCCGAAACGCGCGGGACGGTGCTCATTCCGCTCGGTATCCTCCTGTTGATCTACCCGCTCGCACTGGTCGGCTCCGTACTGGAAATGCCCGGTTTCGTGCTGGGGACGACGTCGGCGCTGCTTGGCTTCTATCTCATCTCGCGGGGCCTGGGCCTCGGCGACCGGCTGGATGCGGCCGTCGAACGCGCCCGCCACTCGCTGTACGCCGGCCGAACGACGCTGCTGGCGTACGTCGTCGCCGCGGCACTGTTCGTCCTCGGCGGCGTCAGCGGAATGGAGACCCTCGAGTCAGTGCGTGCATCGACCGCCGGCACGCTCGAAGCGCCCGTTATGCTCGCGGCACTGGTCAACGGGGCAATCCTCTGGTTCGCGGCCGCGGGACTGACAACCAGTCTGGGACAGATCACTGACGAGTACATCGCCGGCTCGCTCGAGTGGCGCTATCTGAATGCGCCCTTCTACGTGCTCTCGATCGCGGTCGTTCTCCACGCAGTAAGCGCGTTCTTCCTCGAGGAAGTCGGGATCACGTATCTCGCGGCGGCGCTGACGGCGGGGACACTGCTCGGGATCTCGAGCACGCTCACCTTCGCCGTCGCGGAGTCACGGTTCTCGGACGCGGATCGGGATGAGGGACGGCGCGGGGCCGAACGGGTCTGA
- a CDS encoding PAS domain S-box protein — MSSGIHVLCVDDDSQLLELTATVLERYNDNIVVTTAGSGRDGLAMFDGESDVDTDTEPDHGIDCVVSDYDMPDMDGLELFAAVRERDSAVPFILFTGKGSEEIAGEAISAGVTDYLQKGSGTDQYTVLANRIENAVEKHRADRARRESERELERYRALVETVTDPMCVLDDEGRCTIANEAFCDLLDTDRDRVVGEHITEFISRESFERGVETVRGLYTGDRESGYFECTVETDTGEERIYEANVAALTDETGAFAGSTAVIRDSTSRTRRKHELTQYERIIELAPTALFVLDADGTITWCNDVFVDAFAEDKAQLIGTAFSELVERGYYDEQMTTTYANEVRELLSSTVDREQAKYQVQFHAADGEERIHDVHTRLLPLEDGAFTGTIHATRDITRRCQYRRELERQNERLEEFASLVSHDLRNPLNVGQGHLDSLDEQYDSQHVDELQWSLSRMAELVDGLLQLARQGKSIGEQARFPLENAAERAWSTVDTGQARLEINTDIEIYGDEGRVRELLENLFRNAVEHGSTSPRSDTHEDAVEHGSTSPNSQTQRETVEQSTNRDEHDGTDPLVVTVGSLEGGRQAAGTDASSNGFYVEDTGRGLSADRDSLFEFGYTTETDGTGFGLAIVEEIVTAHGWSISARNGSAGGARFEISDIRTTDADIEAGPDESDLETNGPG, encoded by the coding sequence ATGTCTTCGGGGATTCACGTCCTCTGTGTCGACGATGACTCCCAACTCCTCGAGTTGACGGCCACCGTTCTCGAACGGTACAACGACAATATCGTCGTGACGACCGCGGGAAGCGGCCGCGACGGGCTGGCGATGTTCGACGGAGAGAGTGATGTCGATACCGATACCGAACCTGACCACGGTATCGACTGTGTCGTCAGCGACTACGACATGCCCGATATGGACGGCCTCGAGTTGTTCGCGGCAGTGCGGGAACGCGATTCGGCGGTTCCGTTTATTCTCTTTACCGGAAAGGGGTCCGAAGAGATCGCGGGCGAGGCGATTTCGGCCGGCGTTACGGACTACCTCCAGAAGGGATCCGGAACCGACCAGTACACCGTGCTGGCGAATCGAATCGAAAACGCCGTCGAGAAACACCGCGCCGACCGCGCCCGCCGGGAGAGCGAACGCGAACTCGAGCGGTACCGGGCCCTCGTCGAGACGGTCACCGATCCGATGTGCGTCCTCGATGACGAAGGGCGTTGTACCATCGCTAACGAAGCGTTTTGTGACCTTCTCGATACCGACCGTGATCGCGTCGTGGGCGAACACATCACGGAATTCATCAGCAGGGAGTCGTTCGAACGCGGCGTTGAGACGGTTCGCGGGCTGTATACGGGTGACCGCGAGTCGGGATACTTCGAATGTACCGTCGAGACCGATACCGGTGAGGAACGAATCTACGAGGCCAACGTGGCTGCCCTCACTGACGAGACCGGTGCATTTGCCGGCTCGACTGCGGTCATCCGTGATAGTACGTCGAGAACGCGACGGAAACACGAACTCACCCAATACGAGCGGATCATCGAACTTGCGCCGACTGCGCTCTTCGTGCTCGATGCAGACGGGACGATCACCTGGTGTAACGACGTGTTCGTCGACGCATTCGCGGAAGACAAGGCACAACTTATCGGGACGGCGTTTTCGGAACTCGTCGAGCGTGGATACTACGACGAACAGATGACGACCACGTACGCCAATGAGGTCCGCGAGCTGCTCTCCTCGACGGTCGACCGCGAACAGGCGAAGTATCAGGTTCAGTTTCACGCAGCGGACGGCGAGGAGCGAATCCACGACGTCCATACCAGACTCCTCCCACTCGAGGACGGGGCGTTTACGGGGACCATACACGCGACCCGCGATATCACCCGCCGGTGTCAGTACCGGCGCGAACTCGAACGCCAGAACGAGCGGTTAGAGGAATTCGCCAGCCTCGTGAGCCACGACCTGCGAAACCCGCTGAACGTCGGGCAAGGTCATCTCGACTCGCTCGACGAGCAATACGACAGCCAGCACGTCGACGAGCTACAGTGGTCGCTGTCACGGATGGCAGAACTCGTCGATGGGCTCCTCCAGTTGGCCCGCCAGGGGAAGTCGATCGGGGAGCAGGCGCGGTTCCCACTCGAGAACGCCGCAGAGAGGGCGTGGTCAACGGTCGACACCGGTCAGGCCCGCCTCGAGATCAACACCGACATCGAGATCTACGGTGACGAAGGTCGTGTCCGAGAACTACTCGAGAACCTGTTCCGAAACGCCGTGGAGCACGGCTCCACGAGCCCTCGATCGGATACTCACGAGGACGCCGTGGAGCACGGCTCCACGAGCCCTAACTCGCAGACTCAGCGGGAGACGGTCGAACAGAGTACCAACAGGGATGAACACGACGGGACCGATCCCCTAGTCGTCACCGTCGGTTCGCTCGAGGGAGGTCGTCAAGCGGCGGGAACAGATGCGAGTTCGAACGGGTTCTACGTCGAGGACACAGGCCGTGGGCTGTCAGCCGATCGCGACTCGTTGTTCGAGTTCGGATACACGACCGAGACGGACGGAACTGGATTCGGGCTGGCGATCGTCGAGGAGATCGTGACGGCCCACGGCTGGTCGATTTCGGCTCGAAACGGCTCGGCCGGTGGTGCCCGGTTCGAGATTTCCGATATCAGAACGACGGACGCCGACATCGAGGCCGGACCCGACGAATCCGATCTCGAGACGAACGGGCCCGGCTGA
- a CDS encoding V-type ATP synthase subunit E, whose translation MSLDTVVEDIREEAHARAEDIRSEGETRAEEIESAAEADAEEILADAEAEVEREIDQLREQRLSSAKLEAKQQRLEARRDVLGEVREAVEDGLASLEGDTREELTRTLLEAASEEFDEDDDVSIYGRDDDQELLESILDDYDGYEYAGKFDCLGGVVVESEQSRVRVNNTFDSVLEDVWEDNLQEISNRLFEQ comes from the coding sequence ATGAGTTTGGACACAGTCGTAGAAGACATTCGAGAAGAAGCCCACGCGCGTGCGGAGGACATCCGCTCTGAGGGCGAGACGCGCGCCGAGGAGATCGAATCGGCAGCGGAGGCCGACGCCGAGGAGATCCTCGCCGACGCGGAGGCCGAGGTCGAGCGCGAGATCGACCAGCTTCGCGAACAGCGCCTCTCCAGTGCGAAGCTGGAGGCGAAACAGCAGCGATTGGAGGCCCGTCGTGACGTGCTCGGAGAGGTCCGCGAGGCAGTCGAGGACGGACTCGCATCCCTCGAGGGTGACACCCGCGAGGAACTCACTCGTACCCTGCTTGAGGCGGCGAGCGAGGAGTTCGACGAGGACGACGATGTCTCCATCTACGGTCGGGACGACGATCAGGAGCTGCTCGAGTCGATCCTCGACGACTACGACGGCTACGAGTACGCGGGCAAGTTCGACTGTCTCGGCGGCGTCGTCGTCGAGAGCGAGCAGTCCCGTGTCCGGGTCAATAACACGTTCGACTCGGTGCTCGAGGACGTATGGGAAGACAACCTTCAGGAGATCAGCAACCGACTCTTCGAGCAATGA
- a CDS encoding V-type ATP synthase subunit I yields the protein MLRPERMSKVSVTGSRGVMPTVIETVHKLSLVHLSDYDGSWEGFDNGNPMEGADQASEKLVTVRALESTLDLSADEADPGRLEDDWEARLEETRTRVNELDDRRSEVNNELREINEKIDRVAPFAALGIDLDLLSGYETVDVLVGEGPLDEVEAAVAASDDIRAFETFTGGDVVAIVAAPTEDADEAPIDDALVSVEFTRYEVPDTEQSPEEYVSDLENRKQKLESQLDEIDTELEEIKREEASFLLRVEEELTIEVQQAEAPLQFATTEHAFVAEGWIPTDEYDRLVATLNDAVGDSVEVEELERADYDRHGAHSHTEEVQKGTPAGADEEDDGAADADEQQQKAVTDGGSTVTMGDEPPVVQNNPSVAKPFELLVQAVNRPKYSELDPTIFLFLTFPVFFGFMIGDVGYGIMYVAIGAYMATRFDSKGITSLGGVAIWAGLFTILFGAIYGEIFGLHVLGEVLWHDLLHVELLPLNKGLEPAAADFALGWMVVSVLAGIVHLNIGYILDFYENLSHGVKDALFHSGSWILMINGIWIWIFSEHVKGSKPGFLFDTFASDGPFPIGFTGFPEWGLVTIPGIDFLLTAPLLVFLIGLVMLGISDPVELVESLDVVVNVFSYTRMGAVLLAKAGMAFVVNLLFFGGYEDPDGAFHFLRNHEPSYVAEHYGEGAEVIFGGLMHSGTAALIGGLVILVLGHIVVLVLGVTSAGLQAVRLEYVEFFNKFYEGGGENYEPFGTDRNHTED from the coding sequence ATGCTCAGACCTGAACGAATGAGCAAGGTCTCGGTGACCGGTTCGCGGGGCGTCATGCCCACGGTCATCGAGACGGTTCACAAGCTGAGTCTGGTGCATCTCTCGGACTACGACGGCTCCTGGGAGGGGTTCGACAACGGCAACCCCATGGAGGGTGCCGATCAAGCCTCCGAGAAGCTGGTTACCGTCCGCGCCCTCGAGAGCACCCTGGATCTGTCGGCCGACGAGGCCGATCCGGGGCGGCTCGAGGACGACTGGGAAGCGCGACTCGAGGAGACCCGAACGCGGGTTAACGAACTCGACGACCGGCGCAGTGAGGTCAACAACGAACTGCGGGAGATCAACGAAAAGATCGACCGCGTCGCTCCGTTCGCGGCGCTCGGTATCGACCTCGACCTGCTGTCAGGGTACGAGACGGTCGACGTCCTCGTCGGTGAGGGTCCCCTCGACGAAGTCGAGGCGGCCGTCGCCGCGTCCGATGACATTCGGGCGTTCGAGACGTTCACCGGCGGCGACGTTGTGGCCATCGTGGCCGCGCCCACCGAGGACGCCGACGAGGCGCCGATCGACGACGCGCTGGTCAGCGTCGAGTTCACCCGCTACGAGGTTCCTGACACCGAGCAGAGTCCCGAGGAGTACGTTTCCGATCTCGAGAACCGGAAACAGAAACTCGAGTCCCAGCTCGACGAGATTGACACGGAACTCGAGGAGATCAAACGGGAGGAAGCGAGTTTCCTCCTGCGAGTCGAAGAAGAGCTAACGATTGAAGTCCAGCAGGCGGAAGCGCCGCTGCAGTTCGCGACGACGGAACACGCCTTCGTCGCGGAAGGCTGGATCCCGACCGACGAGTACGACCGGCTCGTCGCCACGCTGAACGACGCCGTCGGCGACAGTGTCGAGGTCGAAGAACTCGAGCGAGCGGACTACGACCGGCACGGCGCACACTCCCATACGGAAGAGGTCCAGAAGGGAACGCCAGCCGGAGCCGACGAGGAAGACGACGGCGCTGCCGATGCGGACGAGCAACAACAGAAGGCAGTCACGGACGGCGGTTCGACCGTGACGATGGGCGACGAGCCGCCAGTGGTCCAGAACAACCCGTCTGTCGCCAAGCCGTTCGAGCTGCTGGTGCAGGCGGTCAACCGACCGAAGTACAGCGAGCTGGACCCGACGATCTTCCTGTTCCTGACGTTCCCGGTGTTCTTCGGATTCATGATCGGTGACGTCGGCTACGGGATCATGTACGTGGCCATCGGGGCCTACATGGCAACGCGGTTCGACAGCAAGGGAATCACCAGTCTCGGCGGCGTCGCCATCTGGGCGGGGCTGTTCACGATCCTGTTCGGGGCCATCTACGGCGAGATATTCGGCCTGCACGTGCTCGGAGAAGTGCTCTGGCACGACCTGCTGCACGTCGAGTTACTGCCGCTCAACAAGGGGCTCGAGCCGGCAGCAGCCGACTTCGCCCTGGGCTGGATGGTCGTCAGCGTGCTGGCCGGGATCGTCCACCTCAACATTGGATACATCCTGGACTTCTACGAGAACCTCAGCCACGGGGTCAAAGACGCCCTCTTCCACAGCGGCTCGTGGATCCTGATGATCAACGGGATCTGGATCTGGATCTTCTCGGAGCATGTGAAGGGCTCGAAGCCAGGCTTCCTGTTCGACACGTTCGCCAGCGACGGGCCGTTCCCAATCGGCTTCACCGGGTTCCCGGAGTGGGGACTCGTCACGATTCCGGGGATTGATTTCCTGCTGACGGCCCCGCTACTGGTCTTCCTGATCGGGCTCGTCATGCTTGGAATCAGCGACCCCGTCGAACTCGTCGAATCGCTCGACGTCGTCGTCAACGTCTTCTCGTACACCCGGATGGGCGCAGTGTTGCTCGCGAAGGCCGGCATGGCGTTCGTGGTCAACCTGCTGTTCTTCGGCGGGTACGAGGATCCTGACGGCGCGTTCCACTTCCTTCGAAATCACGAGCCGAGCTACGTCGCCGAGCACTACGGTGAGGGGGCCGAAGTTATCTTCGGCGGCCTCATGCATTCGGGGACCGCGGCCCTGATCGGCGGACTTGTGATTCTCGTACTCGGGCACATTGTCGTGCTAGTTCTTGGCGTGACAAGCGCCGGCTTACAGGCTGTGCGCCTCGAGTACGTCGAATTCTTTAACAAGTTTTATGAAGGCGGTGGGGAGAACTACGAACCGTTCGGAACCGATCGAAACCACACTGAGGACTAA
- a CDS encoding methyltransferase domain-containing protein, protein MGLLENKARARLFYKYLSRVYDQVNPFIWTEDMRTEALSLLDIEDDMTVLDVGCGTGFATEGLLEHVDEVYAFDQSEHQLEQAYEKFGKRAPPVHFHRGDAERLPFATDTFDVVWSSGSIEYWPNPILALREFRRVLKPGGQVLVVGPNYPDNVVSQLLANSIMLFYDEYEADKMFKTAGFEDVKHAFMGPSYDPEVAITTIGRAPE, encoded by the coding sequence ATGGGACTTCTCGAGAACAAGGCCCGCGCTCGACTGTTCTACAAGTACCTCTCGCGGGTCTACGACCAGGTGAACCCCTTTATCTGGACTGAGGACATGCGCACCGAGGCCCTCTCCCTGCTCGACATCGAGGACGATATGACGGTCCTCGATGTCGGCTGTGGGACCGGCTTCGCGACCGAGGGACTGCTCGAGCACGTCGATGAGGTGTACGCCTTCGATCAGAGCGAACACCAACTCGAACAGGCCTACGAGAAGTTCGGAAAACGGGCACCACCGGTCCACTTCCACCGCGGCGACGCCGAACGGCTCCCGTTCGCGACGGACACGTTCGACGTCGTCTGGTCGTCGGGCTCGATTGAGTACTGGCCCAATCCAATCCTCGCGCTCCGGGAGTTCCGGCGCGTCCTCAAACCCGGCGGGCAGGTACTCGTTGTCGGCCCGAACTATCCCGACAACGTCGTCAGTCAGCTGCTGGCCAACTCCATCATGCTCTTTTACGACGAGTACGAGGCCGATAAGATGTTCAAAACCGCCGGCTTCGAAGACGTCAAACACGCGTTTATGGGTCCGTCCTACGACCCCGAGGTCGCCATCACGACAATCGGGCGCGCGCCTGAATAA
- a CDS encoding V-type ATP synthase subunit C produces MSAGASNPEYVNARVRSRRASLFSDEDYRKLIRMGPSEIARFMEETEYEREINELGTRFSGVDLIEYALNRNLAKHFDDLLDWSKGRLYDLIARYLRKFDVWNLKTIIRGIYTDTDPEDIQTDLIRAGELDDRTIDRLLEADEIEDAIEVLYGTSYYEPLTVAYEEFEESGALVSLENALDREFYENLLADLGRPQEGPEAKYVEFLEAEIDFRNARNALRLARSGADLDPATYYIDGGVLFDESDLNRLVGDYDALVDHIADSRRYGDRLSSALGRLRDADSLIQFEHALDAALLEYADTLSSIYPASVSAVLSYILAKEREVENIRAIARGREVGLDENEIEEELVIL; encoded by the coding sequence GTGAGCGCAGGTGCCTCGAATCCGGAATACGTGAACGCTCGCGTTCGGTCGCGCCGAGCTTCGCTGTTCTCGGACGAAGACTACCGCAAGCTGATCCGGATGGGGCCGAGCGAGATCGCGCGGTTTATGGAAGAGACGGAGTACGAACGCGAGATCAACGAGCTCGGAACACGGTTCTCTGGCGTCGACTTGATCGAGTACGCGCTGAACCGCAACCTCGCGAAGCACTTCGACGATCTGTTAGACTGGTCGAAGGGACGGCTCTACGACCTGATCGCCCGCTACCTGCGGAAGTTCGATGTCTGGAACCTGAAGACGATCATCCGCGGGATCTACACCGATACCGACCCCGAGGACATCCAGACTGACCTCATCCGAGCCGGCGAACTCGACGACCGGACGATTGACCGGCTGCTCGAGGCCGACGAGATCGAGGACGCAATCGAAGTGCTGTACGGCACGAGCTACTACGAGCCGCTGACGGTCGCCTACGAGGAGTTCGAGGAGAGCGGTGCGCTCGTTTCCCTCGAAAACGCGCTCGACCGAGAGTTCTACGAGAACCTACTCGCGGACCTCGGCCGACCGCAGGAGGGACCGGAAGCGAAGTACGTCGAGTTCCTCGAGGCCGAGATCGACTTCCGGAACGCCCGGAACGCACTGCGACTCGCACGCAGCGGTGCCGACCTCGATCCCGCGACCTACTACATCGACGGCGGCGTCCTGTTCGACGAGTCGGACCTCAACCGACTGGTCGGTGACTACGACGCACTCGTCGATCACATCGCCGATAGCAGGCGGTACGGCGACCGACTCTCGAGTGCACTGGGACGGCTGCGCGATGCTGACAGCCTTATCCAGTTCGAGCACGCACTAGATGCTGCGTTGCTCGAGTACGCGGACACGCTCTCGAGCATCTACCCGGCCTCGGTCTCGGCCGTGTTGTCGTACATCCTCGCGAAGGAACGCGAGGTCGAGAACATCCGCGCCATCGCGCGAGGTCGCGAGGTCGGACTCGACGAAAACGAGATCGAAGAGGAGCTGGTGATCCTATGA
- a CDS encoding type IV pilin produces MNGTGDRRGTQTAVSRDGRAVSPIVGIVLLLALTVALGAVVAVGIGAWSLESSGPTATFELSADGDRSTVEIEHVAGESIDVESLSVTIAVNGRDLSAQPPVPFVGASGFDGAPDGPFNSRADSDWTAGERAGVSIADTNTPTLGADDSVTATLVVDGKRIAELETTAT; encoded by the coding sequence GTGAACGGAACGGGGGACCGTCGCGGCACGCAGACAGCAGTATCGAGAGATGGACGCGCCGTCAGCCCGATCGTCGGTATCGTTCTGTTGCTAGCGCTTACTGTCGCGCTCGGGGCCGTCGTTGCCGTCGGTATCGGCGCGTGGTCGCTCGAGTCGTCAGGGCCGACCGCGACCTTCGAGCTCTCGGCTGACGGCGATCGATCGACGGTTGAGATCGAACACGTCGCCGGTGAGAGCATCGACGTCGAGTCATTATCGGTGACGATCGCGGTAAACGGGCGGGATCTGAGTGCACAACCCCCGGTTCCGTTCGTCGGCGCGAGCGGGTTCGATGGTGCGCCGGACGGTCCTTTCAACTCGAGAGCTGATTCGGACTGGACGGCGGGAGAACGGGCCGGTGTTTCGATCGCCGACACCAATACACCGACGCTCGGGGCCGACGACTCTGTCACCGCAACCCTCGTCGTCGACGGGAAACGGATCGCAGAACTCGAGACGACGGCGACGTGA
- the ahaH gene encoding ATP synthase archaeal subunit H produces the protein MPRPEVLERIKSAEEEADEIVALAENDRDERIAEARERAEEIRTEAEQEAQELRERRLEEAREEIDAECEQVLEEGEQEREELAERARKRVDDVTDHVVELFQEDVHAQT, from the coding sequence ATGCCGAGGCCAGAGGTTCTCGAACGAATTAAGTCGGCGGAAGAGGAGGCCGACGAGATCGTCGCATTGGCAGAAAACGACCGCGACGAGCGAATAGCCGAGGCCCGGGAACGTGCCGAGGAGATTCGCACGGAAGCGGAACAGGAGGCGCAGGAGCTCAGAGAGCGTCGCCTGGAGGAAGCTCGCGAGGAGATCGATGCGGAATGCGAGCAGGTCCTCGAAGAAGGCGAACAGGAGCGTGAGGAACTCGCCGAGCGCGCCCGGAAACGGGTCGACGACGTGACCGACCACGTCGTCGAACTGTTCCAGGAGGACGTCCATGCTCAGACCTGA
- a CDS encoding radical SAM protein produces the protein MISKGCEQCAKGGKMVLFVYGYCDQRDCFYCPLGENRKNVTDVYANERLVESDEDVLTEAHRMDALGTSITGGEPQEALDRTCHYLELLKDEFGEDHHTHLYTGITGGRENMRRLSEAGLDEIRFHPPYEQWGDLHGTEWEEILYIAREEGLTPAFEIPGIRAEEEFLELIDEGAAEFCNVNEFEMSDGNYRRMQEQGYELKEDHMSAVDGSREEILDVMGDHEKVYFCTSVFKDAAQHRRRLKRMARNIRREFDDVTDDGTLVYGKTRANPEEFEALGVPEEFYTVKTDHVEVAWWLLEEMIEDGDLKEGEIVEQYPTYDGQVVERTPLA, from the coding sequence ATGATCTCGAAGGGCTGTGAGCAGTGCGCGAAAGGTGGCAAGATGGTGCTGTTCGTCTACGGCTACTGCGACCAGCGCGACTGCTTTTACTGCCCGCTCGGCGAGAACCGCAAGAACGTCACTGACGTCTACGCCAACGAACGACTCGTCGAGAGCGACGAGGACGTGCTCACCGAGGCCCACCGAATGGACGCACTGGGCACATCGATTACCGGCGGCGAACCCCAGGAGGCCCTCGACCGGACCTGTCACTACCTCGAGTTACTCAAAGACGAGTTCGGCGAGGATCACCACACACACCTCTATACCGGCATCACCGGCGGCCGCGAGAACATGCGCCGCCTCTCGGAGGCCGGCCTCGATGAGATTCGCTTCCACCCACCCTACGAACAATGGGGTGACCTCCACGGTACCGAGTGGGAGGAAATCCTCTATATCGCCCGCGAAGAGGGACTGACGCCCGCCTTCGAAATACCTGGTATCCGCGCCGAAGAAGAGTTCCTCGAGCTGATCGACGAGGGAGCCGCCGAGTTCTGTAACGTCAACGAGTTCGAGATGAGCGACGGCAACTACCGCCGGATGCAAGAACAGGGGTACGAACTCAAAGAGGACCACATGAGCGCCGTCGACGGCTCCCGCGAGGAGATCCTCGACGTGATGGGCGACCACGAGAAGGTCTACTTCTGTACCTCCGTGTTCAAGGACGCGGCCCAGCACCGCCGCCGTCTCAAACGCATGGCGCGAAACATCCGCCGCGAGTTCGACGATGTCACCGACGACGGCACGCTCGTCTACGGCAAGACCCGCGCCAACCCTGAGGAGTTCGAAGCCCTCGGTGTCCCCGAGGAATTCTACACCGTCAAAACTGACCACGTCGAGGTTGCCTGGTGGCTCTTAGAGGAGATGATCGAGGACGGCGACCTCAAAGAGGGCGAAATCGTCGAGCAGTATCCGACCTACGACGGGCAGGTCGTCGAGCGGACGCCGTTGGCGTAA